A genomic window from Pseudonocardia broussonetiae includes:
- a CDS encoding DUF998 domain-containing protein, giving the protein MTTIPTRAGTVSTPEELTADRVTKSLLGYGVIAGPVYVVASVVQGLLREGFDFSRHAWSQLALGDGGWIQVTNLVATGVMTVLAAIGLRRALRTGPAATAAPVLLALFGLSLVVAGIFPVDAVNGFPADLPQATTISGTAAVHLLAGALGFPCLAAALLVLARRLSREGFGGPATACRVVAPLFLAGFLGLASGLLGAAGVPVFVAVVVAVFALLTVVFVHRYRTMPNTDGR; this is encoded by the coding sequence ATGACCACCATCCCCACCCGCGCCGGCACCGTCTCGACGCCCGAGGAGCTCACCGCCGACCGCGTCACGAAGTCGCTGCTGGGCTACGGCGTCATCGCCGGCCCGGTGTACGTCGTCGCCTCGGTGGTGCAGGGCCTGCTGCGCGAGGGCTTCGACTTCTCCCGCCACGCCTGGAGCCAGCTCGCGCTCGGCGACGGCGGCTGGATCCAGGTCACCAACCTCGTCGCGACCGGCGTCATGACGGTCCTGGCCGCGATCGGCCTGCGCCGCGCCCTGCGCACCGGCCCGGCCGCGACGGCGGCCCCGGTGCTGCTGGCGCTGTTCGGGCTGAGCCTGGTCGTCGCCGGGATCTTCCCCGTCGACGCCGTGAACGGGTTCCCCGCGGACCTGCCGCAGGCCACGACGATCAGCGGCACCGCGGCGGTGCACCTGCTCGCCGGCGCGCTCGGGTTCCCGTGCCTCGCCGCGGCGCTGCTCGTCCTGGCCCGGCGGCTCTCCCGTGAGGGGTTCGGGGGGCCGGCCACGGCCTGCCGGGTCGTCGCCCCGCTGTTCCTCGCCGGGTTCCTCGGCCTGGCGTCGGGGCTGCTCGGGGCGGCGGGCGTGCCGGTGTTCGTGGCCGTCGTCGTCGCCGTGTTCGCGCTGCTCACCGTCGTGTTCGTCCACCGCTACCGGACCATGCCGAACACCGACGGCCGCTGA